In Candidatus Zymogenus saltonus, the genomic stretch CTGTCTGTAAAAACCCTCCTGCACGACCTCCTGATAGGACCTCAAGAAATATATAAGGAGGTTTCTGCATATAATAAGATCGAAGCGACTTTGCACCCTGTGGGTAAAAAAGTCCTTTTTCAAGAAGATTACCGCATCTTTCAGGGTCGAAGTCACCTGATAACCATCTTTCACAACGTCAAAATATTTTTCAAGGAGCTTTTTCGGAACATTTGCGGTCTTTTCGTTCGAATAGATGCCCTTTACCGCCGTAAAAAGCGCCTTCTTATCTACATCGGTCCCTATTACCTTTAATTGAAGCGACCTTCCGGACTTGCGAAAATATTCCATAAAGAGTATGGCGGTGCTGTACGGCTCCTCGCCTGTAGCGCATCCAACGCACAATACGGTGATCTTTTCTTCCCCTCTCTGTATCTTGTTTTTACAGATCTCGGGTATAACCTTTTCCCCGATCATCTCGAATGTCGACTTGTTCCTGAAAAAGCTGGTCACATTAATCGTTATGGCCGACAATAGCCTCCTGTATTCTTCGGGATTTTTCTCTACATGATTTAGGTATGCTTCCGGGGATCTGTACTGAACCGCGTTCATCCTGACCTTTAATCTACGAATAAGATATGCGTCCTTATAGAGATTTATATTAATATTTGATCGCTCGGTGACCAGCGATCTTAATCTTACTATGGAATCCGCAGTCAGGACAATATCGTCTTCGTTTTTTCCCAATATTGGCCCTTTAGGAGGGAAGTACTTCCATAATGTTCCTTGCCGCGCGTCGGCTCAATACGGATATAAGCCCCAAGTTTGCGTCCCTCTTGGCTACGATGACAAGCAGCGCCTTACCCCCGATGTCGGTCAATATCATCTGTCCCGAGCTGCTCAAAACAACGGTGTTTTGGATATCCCCATGTTTCAGCTCCTTTACGGCCCTGTTAACGGCGCTCTGAGTTGCGGACGATACGGCGGCTATTATC encodes the following:
- a CDS encoding protein-glutamate O-methyltransferase CheR → MGKNEDDIVLTADSIVRLRSLVTERSNININLYKDAYLIRRLKVRMNAVQYRSPEAYLNHVEKNPEEYRRLLSAITINVTSFFRNKSTFEMIGEKVIPEICKNKIQRGEEKITVLCVGCATGEEPYSTAILFMEYFRKSGRSLQLKVIGTDVDKKALFTAVKGIYSNEKTANVPKKLLEKYFDVVKDGYQVTSTLKDAVIFLKKDFFTHRVQSRFDLIICRNLLIYFLRSYQEVVQEGFYRQLLPGGFLVLGRTESLVGNGRQLFETVSITNRVYRKISN
- a CDS encoding roadblock/LC7 domain-containing protein, which encodes MGVYKADALKRSVQELCSSIKGVESAVLETYDGLVLASSLPTGPEEEIIAAVSSATQSAVNRAVKELKHGDIQNTVVLSSSGQMILTDIGGKALLVIVAKRDANLGLISVLSRRAARNIMEVLPS